GCTGGCTCTCCAGGAACTGGTCCTTGGTGCCCTGGTCGACGAGGATCGGCGGACCGTCCCAGCCGCGGTCCTCGATCAGCGCGGTCGCGTCGTACTCGCGCCAGCGCGCACGCTCGGCACCCAGATAACCGGTCAGCGCCTTCTCGCCCCACGGTGCGCGCATCGGCGAGACGATCGGCGCGAATGCCGAGACC
This genomic window from Burkholderiales bacterium contains:
- a CDS encoding alpha/beta hydrolase-fold protein, which gives rise to VSAFAPIVSPMRAPWGEKALTGYLGAERARWREYDATALIEDRGWDGPPILVDQGTKDQFLESQLKPELLKDACDRRGVALDLRMREGYDHSYFFIATFVEEHLRYHAAHL